The Manis javanica isolate MJ-LG chromosome 6, MJ_LKY, whole genome shotgun sequence genome contains a region encoding:
- the SPMIP1 gene encoding protein SPMIP1, producing the protein MSRQLNMDTLRQNFWKEEYLREKMLYCEWHRKYGSMVKAKQKAKATARLPLKLPTLHPKAALSPPPAPKAIPLKAPSPGLEAPIQSEMYPVLPSIRALLYDGISHDLQGRYHYLNTRKLDLPEKRYLFPITTNFTYGWQLGPPEKQELVFCKMCRTESFFRKNGVFALLDSQDLAL; encoded by the exons ATGTCACGGCAACTCAATATGGACACACTACGGCAGAACTTCTGGAAGGAGGAATATCTGAGGGAGAAGATGTTGTACTGTGAATGGCACCGCAAGTATGGGTCCATGGTGAAGGCCAAGCAGAAGGCTAAGGCTACAGCCCGCCTGCCCCTCAAACTGCCCACTCTGCACCCCAAAGCTGCACTCTCACCTCCACCTGCACCCAAAGCAATTCCCTTAAAGGctcccagccctggcctggaGGCGCCTATTCAGTCAGAAATGTACCCAGTGCTGCCTTCCATCCGGGCTCTGCTGTATGACGGCATCTCCCATGACCTCCAGGGGCGCTACCACTACCTCAACACCCGAAAACTGGACTTGCCAGAGAAGCGTTACCTCTTCCCCATCACCACCAACTTCACATATGGCTGGCAGCTGG GACCCCCAGAGAAGCAAGAACTAGTCTTCTGCAAGATGTGCCGCACTGAATCGTTTTTCCGCAAGAACGGGGTTTTCGCGCTGCTTGACTCTCAAGACCTGGCCCTCTGA
- the ATP6V1F gene encoding V-type proton ATPase subunit F yields MAGRGKLIAVIGDEDTVTGFLLGGIGELNKNRHPNFLVVEKDTTINEIEDTFRQFLNRDDIGIILINQYIAEMVRHALDAHQRSIPAVLEIPSKEHPYDAAKDSILRRARGMFTAEDLH; encoded by the exons ATGGCGGGGAGAGGGAAGCTAATTGCGGTGATCGGAGACGAGGACACGGTGACTGGCTTCCTGCTGGGTGGCATAGGGGAGCTTAATAAGAATCGCCACCCTAATTTCCTGGTGGTGGAGAAGGATACAACCATCAATGAGATCGAAGACACTTTCCG GCAGTTTCTAAACCGGGACGACATCGGCATCATTCTCATCAACCAGTACATCGCTGAGATGGTGCGGCATGCACTCGACGCCCATCAGCGCTCCATTCCTGCTGTTCTGGAGATCCCATCTAAGGAGCACCCTTATGACGCTGCCAAGGACTCCATCCTGCGCAGGGCCAGGGGCATGTTCACTGCCGAAGACCTGCACTAG